A DNA window from Micromonospora sp. NBC_01739 contains the following coding sequences:
- a CDS encoding DEAD/DEAH box helicase family protein, translated as MAERSANFGFLLKDHPLLVWYGAGAELLVYVDAQAAMFKIRAFGDELAKELLRRTGQHPRSDFYHRVEALHADGTLTREIHRAFHSLRDQGNKAVHDHLAEVRAALEMLRTCFELGLWFHRAVSGDRSPIGFVPPTPPQQQVPRSVADALQDELDRYRRELAEAKLLLTGAQSVERAQAEAERAADQAVRNAAAAREEAAELVTRLEPAARAEQQRRDTSRTGKVSAARREEFIARARRASRRPLNEAETRVEIDRQLHAAGWQVQDEEDANLEAGRGVALREVTLASGRADYLLYVDQQLVGVIEAKREGTAPRGVEAQLDRYRSGLTPAQKLSAWRRDVPLPFGYVATGTQTAFVNGLDPHPRTREVFAFHRPETLARWMREADDDPAAPTLRARLRQMPELNPSGLRPAQIEAIVGLERSLAGDHPRSLIQMATGAGKTFTAVTASHRLLKHARANRILFLVDRNNLGRQTLQEYAGYQTPGDGRKFTELYNVDRLSGAGLLDSSTVVISTIQRLYAALRGEDLPDPDADDRAYDEYELDAPAEVGYQSNIPPETFDLIVVDECHRSIYGRWRAVIEYFDAFVVGLTATPVAQTLGFFQQHLVSQYTYEQAVADGVNVGFDVYRIKTQITEAGHTIDAGTVVPLRDRRTRAERYQELEDDFRYEGSQVGRSVISKGQLRLVLETFRDRLFTEIFPGRNTVPKTLIFARDDNHAEEIVTMVRQVFGRGNDFAAKITYTSRREGANPDTLLQAFRNSPELRIAVTVDMIATGTDVRPLECVFFLRPVRSATYFEQMKGRGARTIDPAEFQAVTPDAQVKDRFVIVDAVGVTEAELDEAVPLHRHSEKQISLRDLLRKAGTLTANPDEVATLSARLSRLDRKITDAEREELAELAGQPITAIARGLVDAIAPEQLNPAKAAGPRAVRDLLAGALRPLAANPELRERILAIRRAHDITIDEVNVDTLLSARGVPAEDLAQNMVKDWHAYLEDHRAEITALQVFYEGRGRIGYADLSDLARRIARPPQAWTAESLWKAYVLLGRTAEAPGARSVTDLVSLIRYELGLDTELRPYRSVIEERFRGWLLRQEQAGATFTADQVWWLERIKNVIATSVEVTPDDLDGAPFTERGGIDGYATTFGPRAEPLLTELNQELSA; from the coding sequence TTGGCGGAACGGTCGGCCAACTTCGGTTTCCTGCTGAAGGATCATCCGCTGCTGGTCTGGTATGGGGCGGGCGCTGAGCTGCTGGTTTATGTCGACGCGCAGGCCGCGATGTTCAAGATCCGCGCCTTCGGCGACGAGTTGGCCAAGGAACTGCTGCGGCGCACCGGGCAGCACCCCCGCAGCGACTTCTACCACCGGGTGGAGGCGCTGCACGCGGACGGGACCCTGACCCGGGAGATCCACCGGGCCTTCCACAGCCTGCGGGATCAGGGCAACAAGGCGGTGCACGACCACCTGGCCGAGGTGCGTGCCGCACTGGAGATGCTGCGTACCTGCTTCGAGCTGGGCCTGTGGTTTCACCGGGCGGTGTCCGGTGACCGTTCGCCCATCGGCTTCGTGCCGCCCACGCCACCACAGCAGCAGGTTCCGCGCAGCGTCGCCGACGCCCTCCAAGACGAGCTGGACCGCTACCGCCGGGAGTTGGCCGAGGCGAAGCTGCTGCTCACCGGGGCGCAGTCCGTCGAGCGGGCGCAGGCAGAAGCCGAGCGGGCCGCCGACCAGGCGGTCCGGAATGCCGCCGCCGCCCGCGAGGAGGCCGCCGAGCTGGTCACCCGCCTGGAGCCGGCGGCCCGTGCCGAACAACAGCGCCGGGACACCAGCCGGACCGGCAAGGTGTCGGCGGCCCGCCGGGAGGAGTTCATCGCTCGTGCCCGGCGTGCCTCCCGCAGACCCCTCAACGAGGCAGAGACCCGGGTCGAGATCGACCGGCAGCTCCACGCGGCCGGCTGGCAGGTCCAGGACGAGGAAGACGCCAACCTGGAGGCGGGACGCGGCGTTGCCCTTCGGGAGGTGACCCTGGCCAGTGGTCGGGCCGACTACCTGCTCTATGTCGATCAGCAACTGGTCGGGGTCATCGAGGCGAAGCGCGAAGGCACCGCCCCGCGTGGCGTGGAGGCGCAACTCGACCGGTACCGGAGCGGGCTGACCCCCGCGCAGAAACTGAGCGCCTGGCGGCGAGACGTGCCGCTGCCGTTCGGCTATGTCGCCACCGGCACGCAGACCGCCTTCGTCAACGGACTGGACCCGCATCCGCGTACCCGGGAGGTCTTTGCCTTTCACCGGCCGGAGACGTTGGCCCGGTGGATGCGGGAGGCCGACGACGACCCGGCCGCGCCGACGCTGCGCGCCCGCCTGCGGCAGATGCCGGAGCTGAATCCCTCCGGTCTGCGGCCGGCGCAGATCGAGGCGATCGTGGGCCTGGAACGCTCGCTGGCCGGCGACCATCCCCGGTCGCTGATCCAGATGGCCACCGGCGCGGGCAAGACCTTCACCGCGGTAACCGCCAGCCACCGGCTGCTCAAGCACGCCCGCGCGAACCGGATCCTCTTCCTCGTCGACCGCAACAACCTGGGTCGGCAGACCCTCCAGGAGTACGCGGGCTACCAGACCCCGGGCGACGGGCGAAAGTTCACCGAGCTGTACAACGTGGACCGGCTCTCCGGCGCGGGTCTGCTCGACTCCTCGACCGTGGTCATCTCCACGATTCAGCGGCTCTACGCCGCCCTGCGTGGTGAGGACCTGCCCGACCCGGATGCCGACGACCGCGCGTACGACGAGTATGAGCTGGACGCTCCGGCGGAGGTCGGCTACCAGTCGAACATCCCGCCGGAGACCTTCGATCTGATCGTGGTGGACGAGTGTCACCGCTCGATCTACGGCCGGTGGCGGGCGGTGATCGAGTACTTCGACGCCTTCGTGGTCGGCCTGACCGCCACCCCGGTAGCCCAGACCCTGGGCTTCTTCCAGCAGCACCTGGTCTCGCAGTACACCTATGAGCAGGCGGTGGCCGACGGGGTCAATGTCGGCTTCGACGTGTACCGGATCAAGACCCAGATCACCGAGGCGGGGCACACCATCGACGCCGGGACGGTGGTGCCGCTGCGTGATCGGCGTACCCGGGCCGAGCGCTACCAGGAACTGGAGGACGATTTCCGGTACGAGGGCAGCCAGGTCGGCCGATCGGTGATCTCCAAGGGGCAGCTGCGGCTGGTGTTGGAGACCTTCCGGGATCGGTTGTTCACCGAGATCTTCCCGGGCCGCAACACCGTGCCCAAGACGCTGATCTTCGCGCGGGACGACAACCACGCCGAGGAGATCGTCACGATGGTGCGGCAGGTCTTCGGGCGCGGCAACGACTTCGCCGCGAAGATCACCTACACCTCCCGCCGTGAGGGCGCCAACCCCGACACCCTGCTGCAAGCCTTCCGCAACAGTCCGGAGCTGCGCATCGCGGTGACCGTCGACATGATCGCCACCGGCACGGACGTCCGCCCTCTGGAGTGCGTCTTCTTCCTCCGGCCGGTGCGCAGCGCCACCTACTTCGAGCAGATGAAGGGGCGCGGGGCACGCACCATCGACCCCGCCGAGTTCCAGGCCGTCACCCCCGACGCGCAGGTCAAGGACCGGTTCGTCATCGTGGACGCGGTCGGCGTCACCGAAGCCGAGTTGGACGAGGCGGTGCCCCTGCACCGGCACTCCGAGAAGCAGATCTCCCTACGTGACCTGCTCCGCAAGGCAGGCACCCTGACCGCCAACCCGGACGAGGTGGCCACCCTGTCGGCCCGGCTGTCCCGGCTCGACCGGAAGATCACCGACGCGGAGCGGGAGGAACTCGCCGAGCTGGCCGGGCAACCGATCACCGCGATCGCCCGGGGACTGGTCGACGCCATCGCTCCGGAACAGCTCAACCCCGCGAAGGCCGCCGGCCCCCGCGCGGTACGCGACCTGCTGGCCGGTGCCCTGCGCCCGCTGGCCGCCAACCCGGAGCTGCGGGAACGCATCCTGGCCATCCGGCGAGCCCACGACATCACCATCGACGAGGTGAACGTCGACACCCTGCTGTCGGCGCGCGGGGTGCCAGCCGAGGATCTGGCCCAGAACATGGTCAAGGACTGGCACGCCTACCTGGAAGACCACCGCGCGGAGATCACCGCCCTCCAGGTCTTCTACGAGGGACGCGGCCGGATCGGGTACGCCGACCTGTCCGACCTGGCCCGGCGGATCGCCCGACCGCCGCAAGCCTGGACGGCTGAATCGCTCTGGAAGGCGTACGTCCTGCTCGGCCGCACCGCCGAGGCCCCCGGCGCCCGCAGCGTCACCGACCTGGTCAGCCTCATCCGGTACGAACTGGGGCTGGACACCGAGCTGCGGCCCTACCGCAGCGTCATCGAGGAACGCTTCCGAGGGTGGCTGCTGCGGCAGGAACAGGCGGGAGCTACCTTCACTGCCGACCAGGTGTGGTGGCTGGAGAGGATCAAGAACGTGATAGCGACAAGCGTGGAGGTCACCCCGGACGACCTCGACGGCGCACCCTTCACCGAACGCGGCGGCATCGACGGCTACGCCACCACCTTTGGCCCCCGCGCCGAACCCCTCCTCACCGAACTGAACCAGGAGCTTTCCGCGTGA
- a CDS encoding DUF5753 domain-containing protein, with protein MNQALRAAMADAGETIDSLAEQVGVDPKTVGRWITPGRVPHPRHRAAAAAALRREVEDLWPDVLKRREPPWLRPWVETELQATSLRSFQVAVIPGLLQTPAYASAVLSCGLLGQDEVADYVETRMRRQKAVLERRKPPLFVAVVDEFALRRGSPEIMRPQLDHLVNMAQRPNILLHVLPLDAGLHAGQAGPFVIATTEDGDVAYLDDQAAGRLTNETTGLWSIWDTLRSVALPRRQTLDFLEARSWLT; from the coding sequence ATGAACCAGGCGCTGAGGGCAGCCATGGCCGATGCCGGTGAAACCATCGATAGCCTCGCCGAGCAGGTCGGGGTGGACCCGAAGACGGTTGGACGCTGGATTACACCGGGCCGTGTGCCGCATCCGCGTCACCGTGCGGCGGCGGCTGCGGCGCTCCGGCGTGAGGTGGAGGACCTTTGGCCGGACGTTTTGAAACGTCGTGAACCGCCGTGGCTGCGGCCATGGGTGGAGACGGAGCTTCAGGCGACCTCGCTGCGGTCCTTTCAGGTCGCTGTCATTCCGGGCTTGTTGCAGACACCGGCGTACGCGTCGGCAGTTCTCAGCTGCGGGTTGCTCGGGCAAGACGAGGTGGCCGACTACGTCGAGACCCGTATGCGCCGCCAAAAGGCAGTACTGGAACGGCGTAAGCCGCCTCTCTTCGTCGCGGTCGTTGACGAGTTCGCGCTACGCCGAGGCAGCCCGGAGATCATGCGTCCGCAGCTTGACCACCTGGTCAACATGGCCCAGCGGCCCAACATCCTGCTGCACGTACTCCCCTTGGACGCTGGCCTGCACGCCGGGCAGGCGGGGCCATTCGTCATAGCGACCACCGAAGACGGCGATGTCGCGTACCTCGATGATCAGGCGGCCGGGCGGCTGACAAACGAGACCACCGGGCTTTGGTCGATCTGGGATACGCTGCGCTCGGTGGCACTTCCGCGCCGGCAGACTCTCGACTTCCTAGAGGCACGATCATGGCTGACCTGA
- a CDS encoding flavin reductase → MRRPHPRDHIPSRPTWRCQACGSSWPCSPAKLRLLAEYRGNMPGLLVHLVTLREQATEQLADLHPNAYPTNLHQRFTDWVPIHPS, encoded by the coding sequence GTGAGACGACCGCACCCGCGCGATCACATCCCCTCCCGCCCGACCTGGCGCTGCCAAGCCTGCGGCAGCTCCTGGCCCTGCTCACCGGCGAAGCTACGCCTGCTCGCCGAGTACCGGGGCAACATGCCAGGGCTGCTGGTCCACCTGGTGACCCTGCGCGAACAGGCCACCGAACAACTAGCCGACCTGCACCCGAACGCCTACCCGACGAACCTGCACCAGCGCTTCACCGACTGGGTGCCGATCCACCCCTCCTGA
- a CDS encoding S8 family peptidase has product MDDARKTWRRRSTKSSAVAIAAALLVSVAASPVAAAEGSILGIDNPNAIPDSYLVVLKDDSAVNAQTLTRELTTRYDVKVAHTYSHALNGFAGTMSHATARRLAAQPGVAYVEQDIEVRLTSTQVNPPSWGLDRIDQRHLPLDNTYTYPDATNRVRAYVIDTGIRTTHADFGGRAVWGINTTGDGINTDCNGHGTHVAGTLGGRAFGVAKSVSLVAVKVLGCGGVGTTAAVIAGVEWVTAQHVTKGTAVANMSLGAKGSHVTLENAIRGSILKGVLYTISSGNNNSDACEYTPAKVLEAITVNASTIGDSRALFSNWGRCTDIFAPGQEIRSAWYTSDNSSYIASGTSMAAPHVAGAAALILGVTPGLTPQQVGNLILGNATQDKIPNPEGSPNRLLYVGPTGVVPIPGGAPLSPTGS; this is encoded by the coding sequence ATGGACGATGCCCGCAAGACCTGGCGACGACGTTCCACGAAATCATCGGCGGTCGCCATTGCGGCTGCCCTACTCGTCTCGGTGGCCGCGTCACCGGTGGCTGCGGCCGAGGGCAGCATTCTCGGCATCGACAATCCGAATGCCATTCCGGACAGTTACCTCGTGGTACTCAAGGACGACTCGGCCGTCAACGCCCAAACGCTGACCCGTGAGCTGACCACCAGGTACGACGTCAAGGTGGCGCACACCTACTCGCATGCGTTGAACGGATTCGCGGGCACGATGAGCCACGCCACTGCTCGCCGGCTCGCTGCCCAGCCGGGAGTGGCGTACGTCGAGCAGGACATCGAGGTCCGACTCACGAGTACGCAGGTGAACCCGCCGTCGTGGGGGCTCGACCGGATCGATCAGCGGCACCTGCCGCTCGACAACACGTACACGTACCCGGACGCGACGAACAGGGTGCGGGCGTATGTGATCGACACCGGGATCCGGACGACACATGCCGATTTCGGTGGCCGGGCGGTCTGGGGCATCAACACCACCGGGGACGGGATCAACACCGACTGCAACGGCCACGGTACGCATGTCGCGGGCACCCTCGGTGGCAGGGCATTCGGGGTTGCCAAGAGCGTGTCACTGGTCGCGGTCAAGGTCCTCGGCTGCGGCGGAGTGGGTACCACGGCGGCGGTCATCGCCGGGGTCGAATGGGTGACCGCTCAACACGTGACCAAGGGGACGGCGGTGGCGAACATGAGTCTCGGCGCCAAAGGCAGCCACGTCACCCTGGAGAACGCGATCCGGGGTTCCATCCTGAAAGGCGTGCTCTACACGATCTCCTCGGGTAACAACAACTCCGACGCCTGCGAATACACCCCGGCCAAGGTCCTTGAGGCGATCACGGTGAACGCCAGCACCATCGGCGACTCCCGGGCACTGTTCTCCAACTGGGGCCGCTGCACCGACATCTTCGCCCCCGGCCAGGAAATCCGTTCCGCCTGGTACACCAGCGACAACAGCTCCTACATTGCCAGCGGCACCTCGATGGCCGCCCCGCACGTCGCCGGTGCCGCCGCCCTGATCCTCGGCGTCACCCCCGGCCTGACGCCTCAGCAGGTAGGCAACCTGATCTTGGGCAACGCCACCCAGGACAAGATCCCCAACCCGGAGGGCTCGCCGAACCGGCTGCTCTACGTCGGCCCGACCGGGGTCGTCCCCATTCCGGGTGGTGCTCCGCTGAGCCCGACCGGTTCCTGA
- a CDS encoding DUF397 domain-containing protein, producing MADLTGAIWRKSTRSSSNGGDCVEVADNLPGVVGVRDSKDPAGPALTFTSAAWRAFLTHRTARP from the coding sequence ATGGCTGACCTGACCGGCGCCATCTGGCGCAAGAGCACCCGGAGCAGCTCCAACGGCGGCGACTGCGTCGAGGTCGCGGACAACCTGCCCGGTGTGGTTGGCGTACGCGATTCAAAGGATCCGGCCGGCCCGGCGCTGACCTTCACCTCGGCCGCCTGGCGGGCCTTCCTCACCCACCGCACCGCACGGCCCTGA
- a CDS encoding restriction endonuclease subunit S, with the protein MTDLPKGWTEVRLGDIAKSVKNGIFVSRPGAEPDGVPILRISAVRPGHLRMDDIRYTGQSTESLEGSDSLLRPGDLVFTRYNGNIDFVGACALVPQNVGPLTYPDKLIRVRVNPEAAVPEVVAYLFQSTYVRSHVRALARTTAGQAGISGASLKSVTLPLPPLAEQQRIAAILDDFLSILKAGMAEVDKVARRVDRFRDKVMYLAGVGGLTDQSLTSVAHSPEPASVIDGDLPKIPSTWQWKRLGEIADVVGGVTKDAKRQSDPDFVEVPYLRVANVQRGRLDLAEVTRIRVPPRKVEQLRLVPGDVLLNEGGDRDKLGRGWVWNGQIPDCIHQNHVFRARVRDEALHPKLLAWHANGFGRRWFEVNGLQSVNLASISLGKMRQFPVPVPPRDEQEGLVVMAETYLSMLDGMEKAVATARQKAAHLRASLLAEAFAGRLIPQDPNDEPASELLARIRAEREAALPRQKARSRRTKKDLPAPPTRVTGDDYQQEALPL; encoded by the coding sequence GTGACCGACCTGCCAAAAGGCTGGACGGAAGTACGCCTTGGCGACATCGCCAAGTCCGTCAAGAACGGTATCTTCGTCTCGCGCCCCGGCGCGGAGCCCGACGGCGTGCCGATCCTGCGCATCAGTGCCGTGCGGCCCGGCCACCTTCGAATGGACGATATTCGCTACACGGGACAGAGCACAGAATCCCTGGAGGGATCAGATTCTCTGCTTCGCCCTGGCGACCTCGTGTTTACTCGCTACAACGGAAACATCGACTTCGTTGGAGCGTGTGCACTCGTCCCGCAGAACGTCGGCCCACTGACCTACCCGGACAAGCTTATCCGCGTCCGAGTGAACCCCGAAGCTGCCGTTCCCGAAGTTGTCGCGTACCTATTTCAATCAACTTATGTCAGGTCTCATGTGCGAGCCTTGGCGCGGACGACAGCAGGCCAGGCCGGCATCTCGGGAGCGAGCCTCAAGTCTGTTACGCTTCCGCTTCCGCCGCTTGCTGAGCAACAGCGCATTGCTGCCATTCTCGATGATTTCTTATCTATCTTGAAAGCAGGCATGGCTGAGGTAGACAAAGTTGCTCGACGCGTTGATCGATTTCGGGACAAAGTCATGTACTTGGCGGGCGTGGGAGGTTTGACGGATCAATCATTAACGAGCGTTGCGCATTCACCCGAGCCAGCTAGTGTGATCGATGGTGATTTGCCAAAAATTCCGAGCACGTGGCAGTGGAAGCGGCTGGGGGAGATTGCCGACGTTGTCGGTGGTGTGACCAAGGACGCCAAGCGGCAGTCGGATCCCGATTTTGTGGAAGTTCCTTATCTGCGGGTTGCGAACGTGCAGCGGGGACGTCTCGACCTTGCTGAGGTGACACGGATTCGGGTGCCTCCGAGGAAGGTCGAACAGTTGCGGTTAGTCCCCGGTGACGTGCTGCTCAACGAGGGTGGGGATCGGGACAAGTTGGGCCGAGGCTGGGTGTGGAACGGGCAGATACCCGATTGCATCCACCAGAACCACGTCTTCCGGGCCCGAGTCAGAGATGAGGCGCTGCACCCGAAGTTGTTGGCGTGGCACGCGAACGGATTCGGGCGGCGCTGGTTCGAGGTCAACGGCCTCCAAAGCGTAAATCTAGCCTCCATCAGCCTCGGCAAAATGCGGCAGTTCCCCGTCCCTGTTCCTCCTCGCGATGAGCAGGAAGGGCTGGTGGTGATGGCCGAGACATACCTTTCAATGTTGGATGGCATGGAGAAGGCAGTGGCGACTGCCCGGCAGAAGGCAGCTCATCTGCGCGCGTCGTTGTTGGCGGAGGCGTTCGCGGGGCGGCTCATTCCCCAAGATCCGAATGATGAGCCGGCGTCGGAGTTGTTGGCGCGGATTCGGGCTGAGCGCGAGGCGGCGTTGCCGAGGCAGAAGGCGCGCTCTCGGCGTACGAAGAAAGACTTGCCGGCACCGCCGACCAGGGTGACCGGCGATGACTACCAGCAGGAGGCACTGCCGCTGTGA
- a CDS encoding type I restriction-modification system subunit M, with product MSTVDSRRLVQKLWNYCDVLRDDGVSTIDYVEQLTFLLFLKMADERAKRPMRPEQIVPAELSWQTLLDAEGDALEVQYRHILTGLAKEGGTLGTIFRKAQNKIQDPAKLKRLIVDLIDKENWSGTGVDVKGDAYEELLARGAEDTKSGAGQYFTPRALTAAMVDCMMPTPDDTITDPACGTGGFLLAAFEYVQRHHGASLTPDQRRSLAAGAITGTELVEGTARLAAMNMLLHGIGTPGGESLITIGDALGKPPARRHTLVLANPPFGRSSTIRSVTETGKASREEREIERTDFWAATANKQLNFVQHIAALLEIDGRAAVVLPDNVLFEGGAGETIRRRLLKQYDLHTLLRLPTGIFYAGGVKANVLFFERKRAREQPWTQKLWVYDFRTNQHFTLKQNPLRREHLQDFVDCYLPGKDRSERVESERFKAFSYDELIARDKVNLDITWLRDASLEDVDALLPPEVIAQEIVEDLQAALREFAAIAEALSSRAESAQTSTEPPAADE from the coding sequence GTGAGCACTGTGGATTCGCGCCGGCTGGTGCAGAAGCTCTGGAACTACTGTGATGTGCTGCGCGACGATGGTGTGTCGACCATCGATTATGTGGAGCAGTTGACCTTCCTGCTGTTCCTGAAGATGGCCGATGAGCGAGCGAAGCGGCCGATGCGGCCGGAGCAGATCGTGCCAGCCGAGCTGAGCTGGCAGACGTTGCTGGATGCCGAGGGTGACGCGCTGGAGGTGCAGTACCGGCACATCCTGACCGGGCTGGCCAAGGAAGGCGGCACCCTCGGCACGATCTTCCGCAAGGCGCAGAACAAGATCCAGGATCCGGCGAAGCTCAAGCGGCTGATCGTCGACCTGATCGACAAGGAAAACTGGTCCGGGACCGGTGTCGACGTCAAGGGCGATGCGTACGAGGAGTTGCTTGCCCGGGGCGCGGAGGACACCAAGTCGGGGGCGGGACAGTACTTCACCCCTCGGGCGCTGACGGCCGCGATGGTGGACTGCATGATGCCAACCCCGGACGACACGATCACCGATCCGGCCTGCGGCACCGGTGGTTTCCTGCTCGCCGCCTTCGAGTACGTCCAGCGGCACCACGGCGCAAGCCTCACCCCGGACCAGCGCCGCAGCCTCGCGGCTGGCGCGATCACCGGTACTGAGCTGGTCGAGGGTACGGCGCGGCTGGCCGCCATGAACATGTTGCTGCACGGCATCGGCACCCCAGGTGGGGAGTCGCTGATCACCATCGGTGACGCGCTGGGTAAGCCGCCAGCCCGCCGGCACACCCTGGTGCTGGCCAACCCGCCGTTCGGCCGCAGCTCCACGATCCGGTCGGTGACCGAGACCGGCAAGGCGTCCCGCGAGGAGCGGGAGATCGAACGCACCGATTTCTGGGCGGCGACGGCCAACAAGCAGCTCAACTTCGTACAACACATCGCCGCGCTGCTGGAGATCGACGGCCGGGCGGCCGTGGTCCTGCCGGACAACGTGCTTTTCGAGGGCGGCGCGGGGGAGACCATCCGTCGTCGACTGCTCAAGCAGTACGACCTGCACACTCTGCTGCGCCTGCCCACCGGCATCTTCTATGCCGGTGGGGTCAAGGCCAACGTGTTGTTCTTCGAGCGCAAGCGGGCTCGCGAGCAGCCATGGACCCAAAAGCTCTGGGTGTACGACTTCCGTACCAACCAGCACTTCACCCTCAAGCAGAATCCGCTGCGCCGCGAACACCTCCAGGATTTCGTGGACTGCTATCTGCCCGGCAAGGACCGCTCGGAGCGGGTGGAGTCCGAGCGGTTCAAGGCGTTCAGCTACGACGAGTTGATCGCCCGGGACAAGGTGAACCTGGACATCACCTGGCTGCGTGACGCTTCGCTGGAGGACGTCGACGCCCTGCTGCCGCCCGAGGTGATCGCTCAGGAGATCGTCGAAGACCTCCAGGCCGCCCTGCGCGAATTCGCCGCCATCGCCGAGGCCCTGTCCTCCCGCGCGGAATCCGCACAGACCTCGACAGAGCCGCCAGCCGCGGATGAGTGA